The DNA region tcttgcacaataaaaaaatttattttttttaaaaaaacaaaaacaaaaacaaaaaatgCAAACCGGAAGTCTTCAAAAAAGAGTTTCGGAATACATAAAACACAAATCGGAAGACTTTTTCAAAGAGTTCTGGTATGTCTCACTTTGTTTATCGGAACTCTTTCAAGAAGTGTTCTGGAACCTTTCTTTTTTATTAAAGAACTGGAACTCTTTCTTGAAATCTTCCGGTTCACTACTTGGTGTGTTCCGGATGTCTTTTGtgaagtcttccggtttggaaaaaatacataccggaagtctttttcCAGGAGTTCCGGTGCGATGGTGGAATGTGTAATTTTTGGAAGTTTCAACTAAATGGTAAAAATaaaatggtaaattggttaaaatcagttaaggataaaattggtattttaaaaaaattgtagGGGTATGAGACTAAACGTAGAGGTACGAAGTAAAATTTTCCTACAGTTATATTGACACAACAAAAAGACTTACCGATTAAAATTTCCGACACCAACTTCATTAACCACCATGTCAACAAGTATGGGCTCATTTTCACATACTCGAACAACTCCCAATTGCAATACATCTCCAACCTTCTTATCCCACACCATCTCTGAAAACTGAAACACACACAAAATCATATGTTTATCTTTATATTCAAGTGCAAAAACAAAACGGATGGCCAACCAACTTTCGAGTACAAATGAAAAGGACCAGAAAGTAGGACCGAAAAGTTAAGGAACATAACAGAACTCCAGTAAATTTGAATCAAATGAGACTGACATTGGTAACATGTAAAAATAAATGTTTTGATAAATATATACCTCCAAGAAACTGTGAACTGTTTTCCGTCACATTGAATTATTACATCATTAACATGTTGTCCAGTAGAATCAAGAGAAGAACCTTGAATTACCTACTCACAACAGTTAGATTATATACAATCAAATCAAACCATCATTGATATCATAAAAAACAAAACGAACATAAGAAATGCTTTCTTAAGAAGCTAAGAGAGAGATTGTCTTGTTACTAAGAGTCTATAAACACCGGTGAAGAACTAAGTAATGCACTATTAATAAATCTAAACAATAAAATTGGATTGAGAAACACAACATTAACATACCCATATCTCTTGGAATGCTCCCAGCATTTATGAGCTATTTGTATAGGCAGAAAAGGAGTATAGCTCACTTCATAAAATGTAATACCAATAACTTCTCCCAAAAGGTTTTTGAGTGCGCTACCCTCACCACACTACAACAGAAACAACCGTTAATAAAGCTACAGGAGAGCTATCAATGTCAATATGCACCACACAACAATAAAGCAATCCAAAGAGTTTCTCCCCAGAAAAAAGAACATGCGAGAAAGTGAAATACAACCGTATCAAGTTCCAATCATGTCCTAACCAAGGACAAAACCCAATGCTCCGACACAAGGAGCGTAGGACACACTCTTACAATTGTATGAAATAACCCAAAGATAGCATAATTATATACTTTGGCCAATTATATCCACACAACAATTCGTTCGACATTAAGTAGTTTAACATGCTTGTTATTTGTAAAATCCCCAAAAACTCTCAACCATATAGTAAAACCAAATACCTTTGTCATAATCATACATCTCAATcaataatataataaaaatttagAAAACATTATTTATGActacctccgttttttattataagtcgttttgaaaaaatattttgtaccacaatataggtcattttataataccaatgaatcattaatgttattttttctattatacccttaaatatttattattctctctcaTTTCAATTATGTCAATTTGTCTTTTCAATACCATTAATGAATAACGATTTTGTAAACCCTTCATAATTTATCTTTTTCATACCACAATTTTTACATTTCTTAATACGTctgaaaaataaaaaacaacttataataaaaaatagaGTTAGTAAGACTCAACAGTATTGCTAGCAGATAGAAGGGGAGAGAGAAATAACCTTTGTGATCCAACAAGTCCCCTCAATCTATATAACTAACTCAAATTCTCCAGGGACAGCCATGAGATCAAATGGTTTGGTAAAATAGCGCCCCACGGCAACTATTGCATGACCAGGAACAAGGTTAAAATGGGTAGAATGTGGACGAAGATGAGATGACTTGTCTTGAGCTGGATTAACATTGATGTAATCATCCACTTGTCTGATCCTTGCAGTAGGGAAGGATGAATCGGACTGAAACTGTATCCAAGCGATATTATAGTGAAAATCATGGGCACATACTTGTCCCTCATATGATGAACCATCATACAGGTATATGATAACCTAAACAAAAGAATTAAACTCCACTATCATTTTCACTTTACTGATAAATAATATCAAGTTTTAGGATAAACATATTACTAATACATGTGAAAGACATAAAGAGAATATACAAACTGGCAGCAAAATTGTAATGATTTTTAACATGAAGTTCTGAACCATAAATACCTATTTCTAACATATAACAACCTCGAAACTCACAACATAACATAATATTCTCCAACTCTCACTGGAACATCCTCTAACAAACCTATGTGATACTTGACCGATCTATCAGCAATTTGTAAAAACATATTAGTTGGTTTCATGTCTCCCATGTCCAACTTCTTACACACAGACAAGGGAATCCAGCTAACACTAACCCTTAGATCACAAAGTGCTCTCTCAAATTCCATGATACCTATTGTTAGCTGGAGATTTCGACCATTAAGTTAAAGTTCTTTGAAAATATAATATTTTGGAGAATAATATAAAAATGACTTTGCGAAGCTATTTTATTAAATCCTTTTCTTGGAGAAAGGACCTTTCTGTCGAAGCTTAATACTTAGAAGATTTTTTGATCTCCACAAGTTCTATTGGACAGCGGCATTGGCAATTTCGAAGCTTCGAGCGGGAAGGATTTGAAATTCAAACGAAGTAGTTTCGTCAGAAAAACGCATGGAAGCATCTGAGACACGCAACTATTGAAAATGTCGAATGTGGCAATCATCTGTGTAGAGACCGTTAGGGTCGAATTGTTATAAATAGGAGTCTTAGTTTTCAGATTTGGTGTGTTCAAACTGATatacaaaattcactaaaaatactcaaagtaccggagcgagagaaacgagtctttgttgaaaatgtatgtatgaagaacaccatgattACATTTCATGTTATTTGTTTAATGCAAACTACTTAAATTAGAATCATTTACTGTCTTTTCTTCTGTCGAATTGCCTTTATTTTCAAAGTTTTTTCATCATTGCTTTTCCGTTACATTTACATTTCGCTAAACATTCATTTCCAGGACCTTTTCAAACTTAAAGCTTTTTACTTCAAGTTAATTATCTTTACCTTTGCCAATTACTTTTGTTATCTTAAAAAAGCCTTTTTACAAGAATTACTGCCATTTACTATTTGTCTATAAAGTCATAAATTTTGTTTAGAGTTATTGTTAAAACACCTTTTACCAttcataaaccagaaacaaaTTTAATCATGAGTCAAATCACCATAATActagttcttgagacacatgtcctaggatcaatctagtcgattctgtaagttaccaagattcataatattggaggactagcagttgtttgtcagaaattactggtaaacaaattggcacactTGGTGGGACCGTGTCAAAAGAACTGTTAATTATAATAGTTTGCTTTACTTTTACAATACAAAATTGTTGTTATTCTTTTGGGTTAAAAAATCATAGTGTTGTATGAACCTTAGAAGTGGTATGATAGCCAACAATTCGCAACCtataacaaaaaaaaacacaaaaaagaTGGTTAATACAACCAGTCAAGGGGAACAATTTCCTCCCCAGGGAACATGCACAATCGGAGCAAATTCGATTGATGCACCCACTGAGACCCCTAGTGCACAGGCCATACCAACATCTGGATCCATGGCCTTAAATAATTCGACAACAATGCCTATTATGTCAAGCGTAGCATACATTTCTGCAAATTCAACCCCTAGGCCACCAGGATTTGAGAATTTTAGGCCTTTGAGAGAATACCCATATGGAATGCCATCTGTTGCCATGGCGGGACTTCAAAACAATACTTCCATATATACTCAACCCCATAATACAGTTATTTCGCCAATTCAAAATTCTGGTTCTGGCATGAACCATGTATGTCGAAATACCCAATCACAAGGAGTCTCCACCCTATTACCTACCCTTACAACAAATAACCAGGCAGCctttagacaacaaatggatgctagtaaccatgatatggtaggagttCTTGCCATAGAAATGAATACCATTTTTTCTCCCCTAATACAGAATGTAAATAGGACTAACAATGATAATGCCCAAACATACCAACAATTGTCAGCGCAGATGGGACGCATAGCAGATTTCCTAGGCGCCCCTCAGTCCTCTGTTCGACGCATACCAAACCAAGTTATGATCCAGGAAGAAGAACCAACTATAAATCAGGTTCGACCGCCTAGACAAGCGCCTGACGAAAGGGTCATGGGGGCAAGATTAGAACAACAGGCAGTTCGACGGGAAGTCCCTGAAGAACAACCTAGGAGAGTAATAATGGTTAATAGAGACCAGGATGCAGACAAAGTAATTCATAGGGTTAGGCGAGAAAACATGATGGAAAATGACTTAACTACTATGATAGAGAGAATCATGGCCCAGAATGGTCTGAATACAGGACTTCGACGACCAAATTATTCCTCTCCTTTATCAGAATACGTCCTACAAACTGAATTACCAAGGGGTTGTAAAatccctaagttcaccaaattctcaggggacactagtgaaTCCACTATAGAACACATAGCCAGATACATGACTGAGGCAGGGGATTTGGCGAACAGTGAGAACCTAAGAATGAAATATTTCCCCAATTCTTTAACGAAGAATGCCTTCACGTGGTTTACAACTTTGCCACCAAATTCCATAGATACTTGGCCTCATTTGGAAAGATTGTTtcatgaacaattttacatgggcCAAACTAAGATAAGTCTTGAGGAATTAGCCAGTATCAAAAGAAAATTCACTGAATCTATAGATTATTATCTGAATAGGTTCCGTTTGTTGAAATCTAGATGCTTTACAATAGTGCCtgaacatgagttggtcgaaatgggCGCTGGAGGTTTAGACTATTCCATTAGAAAAAAGTTAGATACCTAGTATCTAAGAGATATGGCCCAATTAGCAGACATGGTTCGACAGGTCGAACGTTTAAAAGCTGAAAAGGCCAGAGGGAATAAGAATTATAAGAAAGAAAGGGTTGCTTATGTCGAATTCGAAGATGGGGAGTCTGAAATCTCTAATGACCCTTATGGTCTCGAGGAATTCGAAGTAGATTTAGATGAATTAAAAGAAATGCCACCTTATACTTATAAATTACTTACACCTTCGAATGGCAGGAACCCTGTCGAAACTGAAAATAATGATAGATTTCCTAAAAAGACTTACACGTTTGATGTTACCAAATGCGATGAAATCTTCGATTTATTAGTAAAAGATGGCCAAATGATAGTGCCGCCTAATACCAAAATTCTTCCGTTAGAACAACGGAAGAAAAGAGGCTTCTGTAAATATCACAATTTTTTAGGCCATAAAACCTCACCATGCTTTCTTTTCAGGGAGCTTATTTAGAACGCAATTAAGGATGGTCGCCTCAAGTTCGCTGACAAGGGGGAAACCAGATGAAGGTTGACGCTGACCCCCTTAACATTGCTGACACAAATTATGATGAACCTGTCGAAATCAACATGATTGACATGGTGGAAGTGGAGGTTATGAAGGAAACAAGAACTGAAGGCTATGTGCTAGTTAGAAAGCAGGCTACTGATGGCCTAAATAATGATGTTCCCTTTGGAATTTCTGTCGAAGGTGAACAGGTTGCTCATGTCGAACCAAAGGCCACTGAAGGTCTTAATGGGAAGGCAACTGAGGGCCTAAGGAAGAAATTTGAGGAAATTTCAATCGCTGATGGCGCCAATCTAGGTGTCAACATGGTGGATCTGAaccaacccccccccccccctagaAATGGAGGAAGTGGATAGGTGTCTGAAGATAGAGCAAGAGGGAATGCAGTTTAGCTACCCCAAAGCTAATGAGAGCCTACGTGAATACCTGTGGAGGTGTCACAAAAGAAACTCTGACATGTTGTTATGCCCAAGGTGTAGCATCATGATGTGTCGAAGGGTGGCTGAGGACTATGAAAGATGGCAACGAACTAAGACTGAGAGAAATTGGAGAAAGGAAAGCCAACTACCGAAGGTGTATCCCAAGCCTAAAGAAAGCCTTATTGGTTTTATTGTGCATTGCTACAAGTACGGGACAAAATGCTTGATGTGTCCCAAATGTGGGGCAGTTTACAACAGGGAATTGGCTGAAGCGTTCGAGAGAATTCCATCTAACCATGGTTGGAATGGACATGGAAGTAACCCGAATATGTACATATTCGACAAGAGGGGAGTTCCTAGGAGGCAAGATAGCCCTCACCCAAGGGCAAAAAGAGTTATGTTTAAACTTCCGGTAGAAGTCCCTGAGGACAAATGGACTCAGGCGGGGTCGAAGAAGGGAAAGTGGAGAAGTTTTGAGGATGGAGGAAGAACCTCTTGGGCTTATAGAAAATAGTTCCAGGCATCTAAGAGAGAGGCTATCAGACTGGAGAACTACAAAGGAAAGAATCCCATGTCAAGGTCCTAGTGGAGAAGACATCAGAGGTTAAGGAAGGCTGAAAGAGAGATAACTTCAAGGGAGATTGGAGAATCCAGCAACGTCAAAGTTCCCCCAAATGTCACAAATTCGACTAAACCACCTGTAGGAAGGAAGTTGTTTCCAGATGAAAACAAAAATCAGAAAGTTCAGAAGGAAAAAATAAGAGAGGAAGAAATGCTCACTGGCGACTTTGAGTCCGACGGAGTGTCATCTGTTAATATGAATTGCAATATGGTCTCAGTTCTACCATACGAATATAATCAGGAGATGAAGATTGAAGATAATGAGGAAGCGGATGCTGTGGAGATGGCGAAGCATAAACCTGTGTGTTACTATGTTCTCAACAACGGCGTTGTCGAAGAGAAGAACGCTCTTTTTGAAAGGCCTCACCAAGGGATGCAGAACCATCTCAAGCCCCTGTACATTAGAGCTAAAGTCAAACATGTGGGGGTGAATAAAGTTCTGGTGGACGGAGGAGCAGCAGTCAATCTGATGCCTCAATTCATGATGAAAAAGATAGGTATGTTCGACACTGATGTTAAACCTCACAATATGGTATTGTCGAACTATGAGGGTAAGATAGGACAGACTCTGGATGTCATACAAGTAGATCTGACTGTTGGATCAATCACAAGACCAACAATGTTCATAGTGATACCTGCGAAGGCGAATTACAACTTGCTGCTAGGAAGGGAATGGATACATGGAATAGGGGCAGTTCCTACGACCATGCATCAGAGGGCGTCCATCTGGAGAGAAGATGGTGTAGTAGAAAATGTTGAAGCTGACCAAAGTTACTTCATGGCAGAAGTGAACCATGTAGATAAGAAGAAGGGGAATCATCTGAAATACGGCCAATAGGCTGGGATGAAGACCTGTATTATGCTTGAGTCTTCTTTTTTCGAAAAGATTTCGGCCTACATGGCTGAGAACAAAAGAAAAGCGGCTCTCGAAGCCGAGATAACTAAGATGGGTGACGAAGCCACATATGGTGAAATTTATAATACAGGACCTGGGGAGTACTTTAAACCAAAAAAACCCTGACGAACAAGTGCCCATGGAATTAACAGACCAGAGGTTAGATGCCATCTATGATGAAGAGCCTCTGGgattcgaaaaagatccagtAACGTCGAGTGCGAAGATGTTAGCGCAAGATCCTCTTGAAGAAATTGATCTTGGAGATGGGAGTTCAAAAAGAATCACCTACATCAGCACTAAACTGGACCCCAAGTTGAAAGTAAGAGTAATTGAACTTCTAAGAAAAAACAAAGATTGTTTTGCTTGGGACTACGACGAGATGCTTGGTTTGAAGAGGGACCTGGTCGAATTGAAGCTGCCTATCAAGGATGGCAAGAAGCCCATCAAGCAGACTCCAAGGAGATTCGCCCCAGAGATCCTCTCAAAGATCAAaaaagaggtcgaaagacttcttcGGTGCAATTTCATCAGGACcacaaggtatgtcgaatggattgcaaacGTAGTTCCtataattaagaaaaatggctCTTTAAGAGTATGTATAGATTTTCGTGATCTAAATACAGCAACTCCTAAAGATGAGTATCCAATGCCTGTGGCAGAAATGCTGGTGGACTCAGCTGCAGGCTATGAACATCTCAGCATGCTTGatggatactctggctataaccagATTTTCATTGCTGAAGAGGATGTTTCCAAAATAGCCTTTCGATGTCCAGGGGCAATAGGAACTTATGAGTGGATAGTTATGCCCTTTGGTTTAAAAAATGCCAGGGCAACATACCAGCGAGCAATGAATTCTATATTCCATGATTATATAGAGAAATTTATGCAAGTTTACATagatgatattgtgataaaatctaTATCAGACGAAGATCATCTAACCCATCTCAGCcaatcattcgaaagaatgagaaaacaTGGCTTAAAGATGAATCCTCTTAAATGTGCATTCTTTATGCAAGCTGGAGATTTTCTGGGCTTTATGGTCCATAAAAAGGGGATAGAAATCAATCAGAATAAGACGAAGGCTATTATGGAGACCAAAGCACCATCAACTAAGAAAGAATTGCAATCATTATTAGGAAAGATAAACTTCCTGAGAAGATTCATCTCAAACTTAAGTGGTCGAACTCAAGCCTTCTCTCCCCTCCTACGCCTGAAACAAGGGAAGTTCGAATGAAATGATGAACATcaaaaggcattcgacaagatcAAGCATTATATGACGAATTCTCCTATCTTGGCACCACCATGTGGGAAGAAGCCTATGAGACTGTATATATCAGCCTCCGACACTACTATAGGTAGCATGTTGGCACAAGAGAATGAagatggcgtcgaaagagccatttattatcttagtagggttttaaatgatgcagaaactagataCACTTGAATAGAAAAGTTGTGTCTTTGTTTGCATTTCTCTTGTACTAAACTCAAGTATTATATAAAACCTATTGATTTATACGTCTCTTCACACTTTGATGTCATTAAGTATATGTTATCGAAGCCAATAATGCACAGTCGAATTGGCAAATGGGCATTAGCCCTCACTGAATACTCTTTAGCCTTTATGCCTTTAAGAGCAATGAAGGGACAAATAGTATTAGACTTTATTGTAGACCACGTAGTGGTCGAAAGTCCTCAACTTCAAGTTGAGTTAAAACCTTGGAGATTATTCTTCGACGGTTCCACTCATAAGGATGGAAGTAGAGTTGGGATCATGATAATTTCTCCTGATGGaattccaacaaaactcaaatatAGAATCGAAGGTCCCCTTTTTTCTAACAACGAGGCAGAATATGAAGCCCTCATTGTAGGACTTGAGGCTTTAATGGAATTGGGGCAACTAGGGTCGAAATTAAAGGAGACTCAGAATTAGTAATTAAGCAACTAACGAAGGAGTACAAATGTATAAAAGAAAATTTCATTTTGTACTTCGTCATTGCAAATAGGTTGCTCAAAAAAATTGAATACATAAACATAAAACATGTTCCTAGAATAAAAAACCAAGAAGCTAATGACTTAGCACAAATAGCTTCAGGGTATAGAATTTCAAAAGAGAAGCTAGAGGAACTTGTCGAAGTAAGAGGAAAAGCAATGGCTACCAGATTGTCTCCGACAGGTTTGGAAAGCACTCAGTTAGGATATGCTAACAAAGAAGAGTTTGAAGTACTGGCCATTGATACCTTAACGGATACAGATTGGAGGAATCCAATTATTAATTCTCTCAAGGACCCTTCGATTGATACAAAAAGAAAAACCAAGTACAAGGCTTTATCTTATGTTTTGATGGGGAATGAATTATTCAAGAAAACCCCTGAAGGGATCCTGTTGAAATGTCTAGGAGAAAACGAGGCGTACTTAGCATTATCTAGTGTACATAGTGGAGCCTGTGGAGCACACCAGGtaggccataagatgaaatggttgcTTTTCAGGTATGAAATGTATTGGCCCACCATGTTAAAAGATTGTATAGAGTTTGCTAAGGGTTGCCAAGAATGTCAAGTGCATGCAGGAATTCAACATGCTCCTGCAAGTGAGCTTCATGCAATTATCAAGCCTTGGCCTTTCAGAGGTTGGGCATTAGATCTAATTGGGGAAATTCGACGTACTTCATCCAAAGTTCAAAGGTACATACTTATAGGAAttgactatttcactaaatgggtcgaagcagtacctttagtaaatgtggatcaagaaaTTGTCATTGAATTCATTCAAAGGCAAATATTATATAGATGTGGAATCCCAGAAAgtataacaacagatcaaggatcagtttttactggttgaaagatgcaagagtttgcaaaggaaatgggtttcaaattattaacatccacaccctattatgctcaagccaatggaCAAGTCGAAGCAGCCAATAAAGTAATAATTGGTTTGATCAAAAAGCATGTAGGGAAGAAGCCaaaaaattggcacaaaactTTAGATCAAACACTTTGGGCTTGTCGAACCTCCCATAAAGAAGCTACTAACACTACACCCTTCCAACTTACATTTGGACATGATGCAGTATTACCTGTTGAAACCTACTTGCAATCAGTGAGAATCCAAAGACAAGGAGAAATTCCATCTGACCTATATTGGGAAATGATTATGAATGAATTGGTTGATTTGGACGAAGAAAGGTTACATGCATTAGAAGTATTAAGAAGACAGAAAGAGAGGGTAGCAAGAGCATACAATAAGAGGGTCAAAGGTAAAACTTTCATTATGAATGATTTAGTTTGAAAAGTTATATTACCTATGGATCGAAAGAATAAAACATTAGGAAATGGTCTCCACATTGGGAAGGACCTTTTCGAATTTTAAAAGCATTTTCAAATAATGCAAACGAAATAGAAGAACTAGCAGAGGATCGAAGAATCCTAAAAGTAAATGGGAAATACTTAAAGAAGTATAAACCATTTGTGCATGAAGTTAAAATCATAATAACGTAGTAAGCAAAGAACTATCATAGCCAAGATGGTGAATATATTTAACCTCAATTTTTGCCAAGATGGCGTTGTCTTAATCAAATTACAAACAAACAAGAGTCGAATAGAACAAATATAAGTGGAAATCAGAAAGGGATAGTGGCCTTCATCCGGTCATACTTTATCTTCGCCAAGCCAATCTTATACTGAACAGCAGCTTGAACCCCTCTGAGGCGTGCAATATCTTCATTCATAGCAATAGCCTTTTCGACGTGATCTACGCTCTGCTTCGCCAGATTATCAACTTCAGTACTATCCAAGCCTTGGATAGCAGCCTGCTTCGCCTTTGCATCAGAAATCTTCTTCTGCAATTCTGCAATGTGAGATTCCCAGAGTCGTATCGAAGCAGTATAAGTGTTGAATTCTACTTGGACTGATTTTCTGGAAGCGGCTAACTCCTCAGAGGCTTTTGAAGTTCGAAGGGCATTATCAAACTCAGTGGCTTGAGCTTGTTCAGTTGATTGAAGCTTTGCTTTGGCATCCACCTCCCTATGGTATTCAGCACAAATTTGGTCAATGAGGGTCTGGATGTCGATAAGGGCTTCACCTATATCAGTGGGACAAGCAGTGATGTTGATCTTGCTTATCAGCTTCTTTATGCCAAAGCTTTCTCCCACATCCTTCTTCAATTTTTCAAAAAGATCTACATCAAAAATAACCTTCTTCACCTGCTTAAGGAGTTCGACATGTGATGCTTCGTTTGCACTAGCACCAGAATGGGTCGAAGCTCCAGAAATGCTTTGTTCTGAAGAAAATTCTCTTTGAGCCATCATCAACCTTACATACTTGAGGGGATCATTTTGTTTCAAAGCATTTTTCTCCTCCTCAGTAAGCGATACAGGCGAAGTCTAGATAGTGGATGGGCGAACATTAGTTGGATTTGGGACCGTTTCGACAATAGCATCACCGGTTCCAGTCTGATTTCCTTCAGGCTCAGCTTCTCCCTCACTCATATCTTCATCTTGCTGAAAGTACCCCTCAATCTCATCAGAATCCTGATCATCCTCGTCAGCGTAATCTGAAGGGAACGTAACTCTTGGAGGAGAGTTACTGggagtatcttcagaatcttctTTCTCTTCTGAATCCTTCTCTTCAGCTTGCTTCGAATCTTTTTTACCATCTTCACCAGGAGAAGAGGTTTCTTGTTCGTTCTGGACATTATCTGCTTCGAGATTTTGTGCTCCAGTTGAAGATCCTTTGTTTTGAACAGCACCGCTGATTGTCGAAGGAGGAGATGGATTCATACCGCTCGAAGGATCACTCTGATTGCCAGTAGAGATGAGGGGAGTGGTAGGTTTTTCCTGAAAACAAAGTGTTAGAATAAAAAAGAAGTTTATCGAAAGATAAAAGACTCAGGATAAAAGTTCACCTGTTGAGCCTCAGGGTCGGAAGCATTACTCCCAATGTGCTCCAGCGATACGCCACCAGAGGGCTGGGATTGAGTTTCCTTTGAAGAAGGAGGGAGAAGTATGATTTCGACAccttgttgtttgtttgtttgtttggtaAGGGGCAATTGTTGCCTTATTCTTTTTCTGTTTCTTCTTAAGTGGAGTGGGAGGAGtttcttcttcatcatcttcgaCAAGGATTACATTTTCAGTTGAGACTTTTCTTTTCTTTGGCGTTAGAGGAGGCTTGCCACTACCCTGAAGGAAGGAAAATTATAAACAGTTAGAAAAATATGAAAGAGACAGAAGTTATTTGATGTAATACCTTTGAACTCTTCTTTGTTTTTTCTGGAGCAGCATCCTTGGCAGAAGGAGCTCCTTGGCTCGAAGAGGTAGTCGGCTTAGAAGCAGTATTCGAACTAACTTTCGCCACAGGCTTCTTTCTCTTCACCACCTTCCTTTCGACAACTAAAGAAGAATGTGAGTTAGTCGAAACATGCAAATGTTTAAAAGATTAGCAAAAGACGAAAAGGAGTTGTAAAACCTAGAAATCCAAACATTCCACACCTTCACATGTCGGAGAGATGATTCTCACTACATCCAAATCAAAgtgaagaaagcctttgaaaCTGTCTAAGGTATGTTTGGTTGCAACTACTCTTTTGGCAGGTATTTGTTGGTCATTTTTCAGTTCATTAAAAATGTTcccacatgtgaaccaatttgGGTAAGGGGGAAAAAATGACAAAGCAAAGTCTGCACTGGGTAAATTTTGGAATTTGGGTGGTTCGCACTCAAAGGCCAAATCATATTTAAATTCAGGTTTTACAGCTTTGGCAATTTGTTTTTCAAATTTCTCTTTTAAAATTGGCGTTGGGTAACAGACGG from Lathyrus oleraceus cultivar Zhongwan6 chromosome 1, CAAS_Psat_ZW6_1.0, whole genome shotgun sequence includes:
- the LOC127107675 gene encoding uncharacterized protein LOC127107675; its protein translation is MAGLQNNTSIYTQPHNTVISPIQNSGSGMNHVCRNTQSQGVSTLLPTLTTNNQAAFRQQMDASNHDMVGVLAIEMNTIFSPLIQNVNRTNNDNAQTYQQLSAQMGRIADFLGAPQSSVRRIPNQVMIQEEEPTINQVRPPRQAPDERVMGARLEQQAVRREVPEEQPRRVIMVNRDQDADKVIHRVRRENMMENDLTTMIERIMAQNGLNTGLRRPNYSSPLSEYVLQTELPRGCKIPKFTKFSGDTSESTIEHIARYMTEAGDLANSENLRMKYFPNSLTKNAFTWFTTLPPNSIDTWPHLERLFHEQFYMGQTKISLEELASIKRKFTESIDYYLNRFRLLKSRCFTIVPEHELVEMGAGGLDYSIRKKLDT